The Populus alba chromosome 4, ASM523922v2, whole genome shotgun sequence genome contains a region encoding:
- the LOC118055081 gene encoding uncharacterized protein — protein sequence MENILNSVENMQETPFKSLMQSKPTMLDCITPAKEDQEMDQESENSGNDLRKSSAPYHLQVPKAFKFPERYRSPTDLMISPITKGLLARNRKGGALLPPSLNQPKVQDVEVQGVAAAFKIEI from the exons ATGGAGAACATACTCAATTCAGTGGAGAATATGCAAGAAACGCCTTTTAAGAGTCTAATGCAATCCAAACCCACCATGTTGGATTGCATAACGCCAGCAAAGGAAGATCAAGAGATGGATCAAGAATCTGAGAACTCAGGCAATGATTTGCGCAAGAGTAGCGCCCCATATCATCTCCAAGTTCCCAAGGCATTTAAGTTCCCTGAAAGGTATAGAAGCCCAACTGATCTTATGATCTCACCCATTACAAAAGGCCTTCTTGCAAGAAACAGAAAGGGTGGTGCTCTCTTGCCACCAAGTTTGAATCAGCCCAAG GTTCAAGATGTAGAAGTTCAGGGTGTGGCGGCGGCTTTCAAAATTGAGAtataa
- the LOC118055080 gene encoding protein CHLORORESPIRATORY REDUCTION 7, chloroplastic encodes MLRVPGSALSMEIAFHKQPLITKVDSLDCDNITRKRSSAPFVRASSADVANSSSFIHLKLPNLMNRRGNSVKVFGVRRRRIHQKTGTYVLLEPGEDEKFVSEEELKAVLKGYLENWPRPALPLDLAKFETVDDAASFLVSSVCELEIEGDVGSVQWYEVRLE; translated from the exons ATGCTGAGAGTGCCGGGCAGTGCTCTGTCAATGGAGATAGCCTTCCACAAGCAGCCACTGATTACTAAAGTTGACAGTCTTGACT GTGACAATATAACGAGAAAGAGAAGTTCTGCACCATTTGTCCGAGCGAGTTCAGCAGACGTTGCTAACAGTTCTTCTTTTATCCATCTCAAACTCCCCAATTTGATGAACCGACGTGGCAATTCTGTGAAG GTTTTTGGGGTGAGGAGGAGAAGGATACATCAGAAAACGGGAACTTATGTCCTATTAGAACCTGGAGAAGATGAGAAATTTGTTTCTGAAGAAGAATTAAAGGCTGTACTCAAAGGGTATCTTGAGAATTGGCCAAGACCGGCCTTGCCGCTAGACCTAGCAAAATTTGAAACCGTCGATGATGCTGCTTCTTTCCTGGTAAGTTCTGTTTGTGAACTTGAAATTGAaggagatgttggttcagtccaatGGTATGAAGTTCGTTTGGAGTGA